The segment AGTTATGAGATTCAAGAGAGGAATTTAGTGAAACAATATTCATCCCAACCTCAGAGAGGTAGCTGCTGTCATCTCAGTGGGACACTGCACAGCTGAGcaatgcagctgcagaggaTGGGGTCATCTTTCCTAAgtcagtcagtgctgtgagTGCTGAACACAGGCTATCTCCTGTTTATCCATGCATTCTCTGACTTCCTGAAACACACAGGACTTTGCACATCTGGTGAAAATACGCTGGCATGGGGAGGAATGAAAAGCCATAACAAACACAATCAGGAAGGCCATTTGCACCCGAGGTTCATGGCACTCATTGCTGGGGTCtgtttgctgcagcagcacaaacccTCCTCCCCATGTATGGGATTGTGAGGAGAGGGGTgggtatatttttaaaaattccagaTACAATCCAGACAaaagtctggggtttttttaccaaTGACATGAAATGTCATGTTTCACAAGAGAAACTAATTCTATGAAAGATCAGCATGTAAttgctgtattaaaaaaaacacaaaaaaaccaaaaaacaaaaaaaccccacacccacaaaaaaccaaaaacaaacaggaagGTATTGCAATATTAAATAGGAAAATAGTAAGCAGTAGCCACTGAgttaatattttcttaatttaaattAGAAGATGTTTAATTGGAGCCAAAGGTGCAATCATACACAGTTCCACTAATCTAGATAATACACAGCAAGTTTGGACATGCAAGCAGGATACAGAAAGTGCATGTCTCCTTCAGGGAAACAGCTCCACTGGCACTCAGAACATGCTGGATGTCAAACTCTGCTCATCTTTTTACTTTCTGGTTTGAAATTGAAAGgtagaaaaaataaaggaaagggTCCAACATAACAAACAATCCAATGTAAAAAAAGAAGTCTCATAGTACACTTCACTAATGCAATTAAACCAGTTAAAATGTGTCTGAATTAACAAATGCCCATACAAGAATGGTACTGGTTTGTCAAACCATTTCTACTATTGCCAGTATGTAAAATAATGGGAAgttattatttgaaaaatactgCAGAAGTAGTTTATTCTTGTCCAGAACTGTGATATTCCTGAGTAATTAGGGCTACTAGGTAACTAGAGTTACAAAGTAATCTGGACTGAAGCTTTGCTTGAGAAAAGAGCCCATGGTCCATTAATGTTGGAACAATAATACACCAAAACCAAAGTGAGGTTTCTCatatttgtttaaaattctGTAGTTAAATTAGCTGAACTGGTTTTAAGACTTGCATGAACAAAATCTTCAAGTTCTTTATCCAAAGAATAAGTCTTTAACAGCAAAAGTTTCTAAACTGCATATACTCACTAAATCATATATTAATCTAATGgagtaataaaattaatttagtaAGAATGCTCAGGAAAGCACATGCTGTTCATATACATAACATGCTACAGAGAAATATTCTGTAGGGTTTTAGGGGGATACAGCAAAGCTGAACACAGTTTGTGTGTTCACTAAATGGGCTTTTAAATTTGGATtccctttgcctttttttctctgttctgaTAACATTACACAAAAGTATAAATACATAAACCATTTGACACCAGACCTCATAAAAGACTGTAGCACCTTTAGGGTTTCACTTGAAACTTCTCTTCTGTGCATATAAAGGGGTTTTAACAGAGGTGACtgtcaacaaaaaaaaaaacaaattcaaGGCTGGTAGAAAACCATCAGTAACTAAAAATCTGTCCAGTAGCACTAGGTGAATGGAAGATATGCAGgtccaagaggaaaaaaaagtaagatgCAACTACTTGGGTGCTTGAAAATGCAAAAAGGCTTTTGCCAGCAGAAACCTGACCTGGGCTCAAAAAATAGGACCTTAAGCTTCAATCAAGCAGTAAGGGCTCACAGACTTATAAACTGTTGTTTCTCTACTTTCCTCAAACTACAAAAGTCAGTTTAGAAAATAATGTAATTGAGATAAACCAGGGAAAACCTCAGGGAAAAGCATATGACTTAAGGCAACCCCATGTGAGTTAGCAGTAAAGCAGCTGTGGTCTTAGCAGAAGAAAGGAGGCAAATGAGTTTGATAAGGTTGAGCAGCACCTACCTAAAATCCAGCTTCAGAACCCAGAAAATAGCATTATCTTAAAAGTTATTTCCTTGAGAAGTTAGTGCAACATTATGAAAGGCAAGTAAAATGATACCTTCATGTTTCAAGCCATATTTTGCCAAATACCTTCTCTGACCACAAAACCTGTGgaagctgtgttttgtttcaggCTCACACTGACTATTGAGAAACTGGTTTGACCAACCAGTTCTTGCATAATTTGATATAACTGGATGTTCCAGAAGTGTTCAAgcagatttcatttttttctttcactggcCCCTGTTCTTAAATATGCATCTATGTTCTATGTACAGATCATCACAATGGTCAACCAATACCTTTGAAGTACTACAAAGTTCTCAAGTTTACATAAGATGATTGCCTCAGCTTTAGTCTACAGAGTACTTTTGCACAAGAGACAAACAAGAGTCCTCCCTGTCAGACTAGACACAAAGTAACTCACTTTTACactgaaattcctcaaaaaTGCCTCTGAAACATTTCAGTAAATAGCAtttgtttggcttttctttGTTAACAAAGAATGACCATTGCAAAGGTGAGACAATGCCTAACCCCTCAAAAGGAAGGGCAACATCTGAAGTCTTCACCTAAATTTGCTCCAAGAAATTTTGCAGTCAAAGTTTTAGACTAGTTTATTTTAGTTCAGATGAGTTTCATGCTAGACTATTTTTTTCTAGACAGAAAATGCTTGAATCATCTGTATGAGCCATATCCTCAGGGCTGTAAATTCAGCAAACATTAGGTAAACACCAAGATCTAAAGCTGGAATAAAGAACATACCCTGCACCAGAGTCCACAGAGGAAAGAGCTCCTGTAGAGTCCTAGAAGGAATGACGAcactctgccccagctgctACCGGACAGGAGTGCAGAGAGAATCTAGATACAGCCATGTCTGTGTTCTGCTGAATCTGAGTTCAAACAAGTTTGAAAAGTGGTTTGGTAAGTAGTCTGTTTCATGTTACTCTAGTCCTAAAAAAAATAGCTACCTTGAGTCACGACCTTATCAGCAAGCTTTAAACATCAAAACATCTGCATAGTCTTGAGACAAACTGAAACATTTTCTCAGAGCAGGTTACAGATGTGATCAACTTCTTACTTTAAAGCATGGCAAGTTAACAGTTTCATTGTGGCCATTTGTTCAGCACAGTGTGAGAGCACAAGACCACCTAAGCACTGCAAGATAAATTAAAACTCAAATGTGGAAAGGACTATTGAAAGTTATCTACATTTACAGTTCAAtcacacatttttatttaacGTCAGTATACAGAGGACAACCCCAGCAAGTTATTTTGTAATGTCAAGTATTTAGTAAAGTTCTTCAGCTGTAACAGTGACAATAGAACAGCTAAAAATAAGCAGTATGAAACAAACATGATCTtcttaaaattataaatataccAACAATACTTCTTAAAGCTTAATTATTGCAACAGTTAAATTAACAATAGTTCATGTTAGAAAGGCTCTATGAAATTTATTCAAGTTGTCAAGAAATTAGATGGAAGTGTAAAAAGGAAATACATATGAATTTTACTTTTGATTTTCACTAAAGGTAGTCAATACAATTTTGTACAGTATCACCTAACATGTCAATCTTTAACAAACTCCAGTatacagaatcataaaatgcagaaaaaatagTTTAATCTTTACATGTAAATTGACAGTAAATTAACTGACACAAATTTTATTATTGTAACATAAGCAGGCcagcattttaaatattaatttagtAGTTTTATGTTGTTAAAGGGGCAGACATATACAGTCATTCCAAGTACATACTCAAATTTTAAGAGGTGATAATGCAGAACATGGGTTTTCTAGAAAGTGTTTAGTAAAAGTCATGTTATTTCCTAATCCAGACATCCTCATCATAAAGCCTTTACAGGGTTATGATCTCTCCTGGCTTTACTGGAGCCACTTGTCACACCTCctcacacacgcacacacacatacCTTGCTATAAATATCACACCAGTGTACTCTAGGTTTAATTCACCCTGACAATGTGGGTATGCCATGTGCAACTTTGCTATTGTGCACATTACAGAAAGCTTCAAATTTTAGCATGGTAACCTGAAGTTGTATAGCTGTGTTTCAGTTTAACTATAATCATCCCTGAAGTTTATACAGATACCGTATCACGTTGAAAGAAATCTATTTGATAGTACTTAAATACCAGCAATTGAACTTCAATTGTAATGATGAAATGCTCCTTTCCACTGAGGAAGAATTAGTATGTATAGCTGCTCGTCTCACTCAAATATAGTACATGAATGTTTAAGTACTTTCACTAAAACAGAAGTCATACTAAAACATGATACTGTACTACAATTGTAGTTAACTAGAAAATTCAAGGATGTTATAATTTAAGTCTAAGTTTTCCTGTACAATaagtcaaataaataaattccatGTGCATTTGTTTTACAAAGTGGTAGGATGTTTCTCTTGCTAGGTTATACACTACCATTTCACCTGGAGATGCTTTTGGCCAATCTTACCTTGAGCTTTCTGACACAGGGAGCTCACCAGCAACTTTCACTCATGTAAAATGGAGTTGCTGCACAGACAATGAACAGTCAGTTCTGAAGTCCAACACAGAAATCACGTAAGTAGTGACTCTGACCACTGAGTTCAGTGAAAACTTATTTTGCATATGCAAGTAccactttggggttttgtgggttgcttttgttggggttttttaattgcttCTGCAGATCCTGTAATTCAGTTTGACGTAGCTATAAAGATAGCACAATAAAGTTTACTTTTGTTCCTTCCAAATTCTGTTTCTATCTTTCCAGATTAATCCAACAGTTCTGTAATCCCGTTTAAATTTGCCATCAGGGCCTGGGAAAGACAGGGGTGAGAGACGACAGCTAATTGTCACCATGCTGAGAAGAAAAGCTCATACTCTTGTTAAGGCAACCTATTTTTCTGACCGCCCTGAACCTTCTTTCACAGAAACCagctcaccaaaaaaaaaaaaaaaaaaaaaagagagagagaataaaAAATTGAAACTAATGAACCCTGAGCCTCATCCAACTTGTTTCTAATTGAATTTTGCCATTCGCTTCACTTCACTGACTGGGAGTTGGCAGAGCAGTTCTGGAAGTGCAATGCAAGGACGGTGCATCCCGTGAGGAAGCTCAAGGTATGATTTGGTACACACCAAAGCAGTAATTTGGAAAGTTTATAAACAAACTGTCAGGACAATATCAGCACTGTACAGACTATCAACTATCACAGGGATCATGGCTGAAGAGACACTTCTGGATTTATTTTCCACTCAGGGCAGCACAAGCCcaaccagaaaaataaacagaatgTGTCATACACTGTCAAATTATCCAGCACATGTTTTGATGGCTGTTGGAAATGAGAGGGAGAGGTAGCACTGGCTCAATGGAAATTACATTAGACACTGCAAgcctccttcccttttccatccaATTCTTTCTTTAGGCTGGCAGTGGCATCAATTTAATGAAGGCCTTCTGAGGCAAtgatggaagcagcagcaagaTTCAGAGGCTTGTACTCTACAGAGTTGGCAGACAAAAAAGTGACAGAGCTTTAGGATCACTTGGGGAGCCATATGTCAAAGGAAGACTAGAAATAGCAACTTTAAACCCCAGAGTAATGGGACATCCTAGGATAAAACAGCTGGTGAAACAGAAATGATGGCATATAACCCAGTAAGAAAGACATCACCATGAGTGTTTTATACTTTGACAATTctcattaaataaaattaagtgCTTTCCTATAAACAAAAAGGATGCTCATAACGTCCTTCTGGCACAAGTATTTTCCTAACAAAGCCCTGTAAACATGCCACCAAAATTTAGTTTTTACCAGCAGAGTGAGCTCACTAGAAATGCAAGTGaaatcagaaaaacaaattaatttgtaAATTTCTAAGTAAATACATCCTAAAGAATATGGCATTTACATCAGTGTGCAATATATTAATTTTGAAAGTGATAACTTCAGCATGAAAATTACTTACCTGTAGTTAAAGTTTTCCATATTGGCCAATACATAAATCCTGATTTTTGGTACTGCATACTTTAtctctgaaatatttgaaatgtcATATTCCAAATCAAAGTCaatacacaaaaatatttaagttaTACTCAGTCTAACAAAACCCACCTCAgccactgaaaaataaatgtgacaTGTAGTGTTTAATAGTATTCAAAGGAGTTttagaacaaaaagaaaatgtagcTCACAATAGCAATCTGAGGCACTGCTGTAATTAATAAGATGTGAAGTGCACTGAGTCACAAAAGTGTAATTGGTTTAATACTTTCATTTTGagcaaacattttaaataatttagtgTTTTAAGGgagtgcttttattttttaattaatgctGGATTTGTAGTTCTCAggcaaaaaaatacttttaggTAACACCCTCCTCCCTTCTCCCATAAAGGGGTTTTCAATTTTAAGTTTTAGATTCAACCTTTAAAGATGCATTAAGATGCAGAACAGACACAGATTTTTATGCATACGTATGTTGTGACTAATTTGATAAGATCTCAAAAAAGCCTACATTATACAAacaatttttaagaaaaataattgagTTTTACTTGCAAGTTTATAGGAATGAAGATGTGGTATCTAAATATATACAGTACCTCTACTTCAAAAGTCAGATTTACGAACCAAATGGTTAAAATCTAACAAACAACAGATTTTCATTTAAGTTGCTCAACATGGCATTACTCAGGTATTACCAGATCATTGCTCTTACTTCAGGTGATAATCTACATCCCCTTTCAGAAATTTTCACAAAAATAATGGTTCTTTTTCTCAGATCAACTCTGGAAATGTTTTCACAGCTGTATTCCTTTGAACTGTTGCTGGCAAGCAGAGCTATTGTAGCACAAAGTACTTTTTAATGTAAGAATCACCACATTTAGCTTCAGTCAAAATTTAGCTATCTATACATtggacagaagaaaaataaaatattataggTGTTCAAGTGCATCAACAACAAGAGTGAAAACTGGTAACAGACTAATGTAGGTTCAGCTGATGGAATAGGTGCCATCAAAAACACAAGCTCGTAGTGGTTGAACTGCCTCAACAAACCTGACAGGAACAGAACACTGAAACTACTGAGAGAAAGCTTGCAGGATTTTCCCTAACTTAAATACATAAATCAAAACCTGGCTATAATTAGAGTTCTTTGTTAATACTGATTCACAATTTAAGAGCATAAACTACAGTCAGTACAGGGCTCACAAATCTGTGCATAAAATGGCTGATGTTTTAATAAGAAGTGGTTTCACATTAATGGCAGGCCACCACAGAAAAGAATGGAGGAATAAAACACTTTGGTTTTCACTTTTTCAGAGGCTCACGTTTCTCATTAGACTTAGAAGCAGCAGCTTTTCATAAGCTACTCTCATTGGGAGTGCTTATTTTTTAGAAAACATTAGAAGGATTATGATTATTTTAGTGTTTGACAGGTTTTACTTCAATTTTTACATAAATAGCTTTCACCATATTGTGGTTATGCTTAAGTATAAGAACACTGATCAATAGTTTAGATGCACAgtatttatttcttctgctgGAAGGCAACTATATTTAATAATTGTATCCAAGACACTTCAAATCATTCAGAAATATGGCATGCAGTATCCAAAAGTATGGCTCTGAGgatatttttttacattaagCATAAAGAAATTTTATATTCAACATTCATTATATTTCAAGAAAACTATCTATTCAGAGTTCTAGCTCTTTGATGCAGCATTAAGGATTAAAACTTACCACTTTACCAGGCCTTGCCCATGTGCAAATAAATCCCTCCTGACAAGCAGTGACTATACAGTCTTCAAGAAAAATTAACACAGTCAGTCTTTCATGTGCTATCTTTTTACAGATAAGAGGCTCTAACAAGGGAACATCTTCCATTCGGGGACAGAGAGGTGTTCCCAAAGTTTTAGCTGGGTCCGTTTTGGTTTTAGTAACTAGGTTCAGTTTGTCACTGCTCTTGCTAGATATATGTCCCATGCTATGGTTTCTCTTGTGATCTTTCTCATGGTGTCTTTCCTTCCGATCGTGTAGCGATAAGGTTGCAAATTTACTAACGCCAGAAGCAATGGCACCATCCATGACACTGCTTTTACTGCCAGCATTTGAGACTGCAGAGTGTGGAAGGCTGTTGGACCGTGGAAGAGGAGGGGGTACAGAGTTTCCAGGTGTTGTGATACTGTTTCCATTACTTCCTGGGTTAGTTCCACCACTTCCTGCAGGTGGACTTGTGGCATTCATGACATTTGTATGTGTCCTTGCTCTTGAGAGAGGTTGGTGGGGGAAGAGGATATCTTCTGTAAGATCCCACAAACAGAGCTGCGTGTCCTGGCCTACTGAACCAAATCTATACGTAACACTTACTGGACGACTGTCTGTAGAGTTCCTTTTGGATAGTCTAGATTGCGTGCTATTTGCTCGATCTCTGCCAAAATGAAGGTCTTGGAAATCCTCATCGCTTCCGCTAAATTCCATCGGGTCGCTCTCTTCTACACTAGTGGTATACGGATCAAACGCAACGACACTGACCCACGACTTATGGCCGTGGCCTCTCGCTATGACTCGGCAGTCCACGAAAGACCAAACTGTCACCAAGTCATCCTCTCCGCCTGTCACTATGTACTTCCCGTCGGGGCtccaacacacacacagcagtCCTCCAAAGTAGCTTTTCATTGTACCATGCAATTCCACCGAATCAAAGTTAAACACGCGAAGAAAACCATCCTGGCTCACACACGCCAAGAACTTCCCGTCGGGGGAAAAGGCAAATTCGTTCAGGGCACCCTCACCTACTGTCCACTTAAGCAGAGGGTTTCTTGTGGATTTGCTCTTGCAAGTGTGCACTGCAAAGCTCTCTCCTTGTTTAAGTAGCTGGTAGTGCGGGGCTGTGGTACCACAAGTGTGCTCCACGTTATACAAGTACATATTGCCACTGGAATGAGCTACTAGGAAAAGGCTTTCCGAACCTGGTACCCATTTTACACAGGTTACTCGGGACTTGTCTATTAGTCTCTGTGAAAAACAAAGAAGATACACATCAGAAACTCTGAAAATTAAAGTTTGCGTGATTAACTGTAAATCTGAGCTTTCTGGGGGATGAGGAGCAATACTTAAATAAAGTGAACTTAACTTTCTAGACAGGGACTATGTTAGTTACTGTATTTGCTAAAACTTATCAGGCAGTAAAGAGGGAATTATTTTCAGACCAAGTGCTTTCAAAGGTTATTCTTATGGTCCAGTCACATTCCACAAAGACTGTACTTCAGTCAAGCCAATCTGTTATGAATCTAAAGGCAGTGCTCTTTGGTTTACGTTTCCCTGTGTAGGTTGAAGAGCATGAGAAGGTAACaagaaaacatttaataaactaaagggaaaaaaagcacttACTCATCTATACTATACAGCAAACAGGTTACAAATCAACAACAGTAAATTCAGGCTCTGATTTTATCTGAAATCACAAATAAAACCCaacctctgaaaaaaaacctaccAGCTTTTACTGATTCAGGGAGCAAAGGCTGCATACACAGTGACCCTGTTATCATGTGGCTGCAAAGTCAGTAGGTAAATGCACATGGCAGGGTGAATTCACAGGGCACCACAAACTTTCACCTTGGAATCCCCAACcttcaattatttttctttcaatagcCAAGGACCTGTCAATACCCTGTTACCATTTGATTAAGCACTTTCTTTTAAATCAGAATGTTTTACTGGAGTTCATAATTGCAAAAGAATGCACACACATTAAACAAACATTCCTGATCTTGACTTCAGTACTCTAAGAACTGAGAAGTGAAGTGTGACTCCTTTGACTACTGTAGTTCTGGTGGACTTCCACAACTTACCACGTTGTCCATAGCACCACTCAGCTGTAACTTGCAGACAAGTAATTCTTTACAAGCACATTCAAGATTTGTATTTGGCATACTGATTGTAAGGAGAAAGAAGAGCTGAGCCACACAAAAGGCAAGAGTGCAAATGTAAAGAGCCTAAGGAATACCAGAACAAGTTGCAAAAGCCCTAAGAACAAAGAATCCCACCCCACCTTGCTATGCTGTTTATCACACACAAAAACATCAAACTAATAACATCAACTGTTATCTGTTGTGGAACTGGACTGGAAAGCAGCACCTGGCCATTCTAGAtgacacttctgctgctgtcaacCTCAGTATAAAAccagaaagtctctcctgtAATTTCTCATTGGTTAAAACAGCCATGGTATATTTGAGATCTGAGAGATGTAACTAAATATGGCAAAGTTCCTTCAAATGGAGTAGCTTTAAAATAATAGAGTCTATAATTCTTGTTGTCATATAGTCTGCAGTTCTGTTGGGATATTTCAGCTAGTTTGTCGTGTATTCACTGATATATATCATGCATAGCTCAGTAATGATGGCATCTGATACATTAGGGAGAAAGTTACCTGGCACACACTAGGAGAACAAAGGCAGGGAACACCAGCCCAGCTGGTTTCCTGAGAGTCTTCTCATTGCCAACATGGcaacaaaagcaaaatttctTGCTCTCTACTAAAACAGCTCAATCTGACATACAACCTTTACTCATAAGAGTACCTGCTCAACTTTCATACTAGAAATGGCACTTTATGTCCTACATGATCCTAAATACTGCAGAGAAACTCCACAAACCTGGAGCAGGCTGCAAAAACCAGAAGATTACAATTTGCAATGAGAACAGATCAGCTCAGGGAGACAAGATGCAGAGAGACTTTAATCTGCCATGTACAAGTGACTACAACACATCCCCTTCTCAAGATACAAACTCTGAAGCTGTGACTTCTGTGAGTTTTAAAAGCTTTCAGCTGGGTTCACAAAGTTCTGCCGCACAACAAAGCCAGACCTGCAGCCAGTGGGAGCAGCAGATGCATTACAAGAATGGTCTGAATGCAGTATCAGCACATCAGTGAGGGATGTGAGATAAAGAGCTGATGTTCAGTTTGATGGAAGAACAGGAAGTGAAGAAGCTTCACTCACCAGGCAGAAACACTGGCCAAGATTATCTTGGTCGTGTTTTGAAGAACTTGAAGGGACAAAATTACAGGCACAGGCCACAAATGACTGAAAAATCTGAGGCAGTCAAAGAATATGCACTAAGGTCTTACACAGCTTTGGCAACAAAGATACAGGACAagtttattaggaaaaaaatgcagctcAAGGCTtcagtttaatttaaaaaaggattaaaaagtAAGATTAAAAAGCACTGGCTAATTTGATAATAACCAATTACCACCTGGAAGCAACTGAATCTGTGAGGTGTATTAGACTGGTTTGGGCAGTAAGAAAATATCGGTGGTTTAATTTTGACACAACTGGAAGGAATACCACTGTGGCTACAGATGGATTGATGTAGGCAGCCACAAGCTGCACAGTATCTATCACCCACCTCAGCCTTT is part of the Passer domesticus isolate bPasDom1 chromosome 6, bPasDom1.hap1, whole genome shotgun sequence genome and harbors:
- the WDR20 gene encoding WD repeat-containing protein 20 isoform X2 → MAAEGGGKEMNEIKTQFTTREGLYKLLSHSEYSRPNRVPFNSQGSNPVRVSFVNVNDQSGNGDRLCFNVGRELYFYIYKGVRKAADLSKPIDKRIYKGTQPTCHDFNHLTATAESVSLLVGFSAGQVQLIDPIKKETSKLFNEERLIDKSRVTCVKWVPGSESLFLVAHSSGNMYLYNVEHTCGTTAPHYQLLKQGESFAVHTCKSKSTRNPLLKWTVGEGALNEFAFSPDGKFLACVSQDGFLRVFNFDSVELHGTMKSYFGGLLCVCWSPDGKYIVTGGEDDLVTVWSFVDCRVIARGHGHKSWVSVVAFDPYTTSVEESDPMEFSGSDEDFQDLHFGRDRANSTQSRLSKRNSTDSRPVSVTYRFGSVGQDTQLCLWDLTEDILFPHQPLSRARTHTNVMNATSPPAGSGGTNPGSNGNSITTPGNSVPPPLPRSNSLPHSAVSNAGSKSSVMDGAIASGVSKFATLSLHDRKERHHEKDHKRNHSMGHISSKSSDKLNLVTKTKTDPAKTLGTPLCPRMEDVPLLEPLICKKIAHERLTVLIFLEDCIVTACQEGFICTWARPGKVGLLSSQNQANSPSGTVV
- the WDR20 gene encoding WD repeat-containing protein 20 isoform X3, producing MAAEGGGKEMNEIKTQFTTREGLYKLLSHSEYSRPNRVPFNSQGSNPVRVSFVNVNDQSGNGDRLCFNVGRELYFYIYKGVRKAADLSKPIDKRIYKGTQPTCHDFNHLTATAESVSLLVGFSAGQVQLIDPIKKETSKLFNEERLIDKSRVTCVKWVPGSESLFLVAHSSGNMYLYNVEHTCGTTAPHYQLLKQGESFAVHTCKSKSTRNPLLKWTVGEGALNEFAFSPDGKFLACVSQDGFLRVFNFDSVELHGTMKSYFGGLLCVCWSPDGKYIVTGGEDDLVTVWSFVDCRVIARGHGHKSWVSVVAFDPYTTSVEESDPMEFSGSDEDFQDLHFGRDRANSTQSRLSKRNSTDSRPVSVTYRFGSVGQDTQLCLWDLTEDILFPHQPLSRARTHTNVMNATSPPAGSGGTNPGSNGNSITTPGNSVPPPLPRSNSLPHSAVSNAGSKSSVMDGAIASGVSKFATLSLHDRKERHHEKDHKRNHSMGHISSKSSDKLNLVTKTKTDPAKTLGTPLCPRMEDVPLLEPLICKKIAHERLTVLIFLEDCIVTACQEGFICTWARPGKVR
- the WDR20 gene encoding WD repeat-containing protein 20 isoform X1; this encodes MAAEGGGKEMNEIKTQFTTREGLYKLLSHSEYSRPNRVPFNSQGSNPVRVSFVNVNDQSGNGDRLCFNVGRELYFYIYKGVRKAADLSKPIDKRIYKGTQPTCHDFNHLTATAESVSLLVGFSAGQVQLIDPIKKETSKLFNEERLIDKSRVTCVKWVPGSESLFLVAHSSGNMYLYNVEHTCGTTAPHYQLLKQGESFAVHTCKSKSTRNPLLKWTVGEGALNEFAFSPDGKFLACVSQDGFLRVFNFDSVELHGTMKSYFGGLLCVCWSPDGKYIVTGGEDDLVTVWSFVDCRVIARGHGHKSWVSVVAFDPYTTSVEESDPMEFSGSDEDFQDLHFGRDRANSTQSRLSKRNSTDSRPVSVTYRFGSVGQDTQLCLWDLTEDILFPHQPLSRARTHTNVMNATSPPAGSGGTNPGSNGNSITTPGNSVPPPLPRSNSLPHSAVSNAGSKSSVMDGAIASGVSKFATLSLHDRKERHHEKDHKRNHSMGHISSKSSDKLNLVTKTKTDPAKTLGTPLCPRMEDVPLLEPLICKKIAHERLTVLIFLEDCIVTACQEGFICTWARPGKVIQQNTDMAVSRFSLHSCPVAAGAECRHSF